A single genomic interval of Megalobrama amblycephala isolate DHTTF-2021 linkage group LG17, ASM1881202v1, whole genome shotgun sequence harbors:
- the tnk2b gene encoding tyrosine kinase, non-receptor, 2b isoform X6, producing the protein MRRFDKLKKSFPFLAHFHVYRKLGSSMQCEEGTEWLLELLMEVQLQQYFLRIRDELNVTRLSHFDYVKNEDLEKIGMGRPGQRRLWEVVKRRKTMCKRKSWMSKVFSGKRPEGDFNPQPASTFRKPSPTPPLVDGQQQTLTCLISEKDLALFEKLGDGSFGVVKRGEWFTPNGKVLNVAVKCLKTDVLNQPDALDDFICEVNAMHSLDHQNLIRLYGVVLTHPMKMVTELAPLGSMLDRLRKTMGHFLISTLCQYTIQISNGMAYLESKRFIHRDLAARNILLASSEQIKIGDFGLMRALPKNDDHYVMQEHRKVPFAWCAPESLKTRTFSHATDTWMFGVTLWEMFTYGQEPWLGLNGSQILHKIDKEGERLPKPEDCPQDIYNVMMQCWAQKPDDRPTFMALREFLVETMPTDMRALQDFDEPDKLQIQMNDVITIIEGRAENYWWRGQNKRTLKVGQFPRNTVTSVAGLSAHDISRPLKNSFIHTGHGDTNPHRCWGFPDRIDDLYLGNPMDPPDVLGLDFNSARPTQLPGRAKKEPPPRPPQPSLLVKKPCYDAVAEDEDQTSSGLRRLSLKKKGLKLKPAAWVSATKLGDRSTYGVRTPGGSTPTEVSLIDFGEEFPSASPSPSPVMEIQIPTLAKLALEAENILDKTPPQSPSRSLPRPLHPTPVVDWDARPLPPPPAYDDVAQDEDDFEVSSINSVERGADEPCSPSTPCTPTGECKPHVEDNLFLPCRQSNACTFSQSAEIFQELQQECMRHLNVPVSSTSPVLEPHRQIVLTFSEDKPQIPPRIPIPPRPVKRAGGDYARWSGELSPVSGIEDKERPPQIPPRDPLSQPGSRTPSPHVGSPQTRSSLCSASSIYGPSYLSTSPAKLMPTTQSFASDPKYAAPKVIQAQGKDKEQAKGPCILPIVRDGKKVSNTHYYLLPERPPYLDRYDKFFKEAESGEEKKQINTATVKPMVHQQGELKSNFSSNNNSSLTGSGFRGGLKNSLSLCRVSSDGSFNRADSTNNHDRVRLVQEAVHGVTIEECQAALQNHSWNVQKAVHYLKVEQLFCLGLKTRVECHKILEMYDWNLELASTQLLDSYGSVKLRR; encoded by the exons GTGTTTAGTGGCAAGAGACCAGAAGGAGACTTTAATCCCCAACCAGCAAGTACTTTCCGAAAACCCTCCCCCACACCTCCACTGGTGGACGGCCAGCAGCAGACCCTCACCTGTCTCATCAGTGAGAAAGACCTTGCCCTCTTTGAGAAACTGGGCGACGGCTCCTTCGGCGTGGTCAAGCGTGGAGAGTGGTTCACGCCAAATGGAAAGGTG CTCAATGTAGCAGTGAAGTGTCTGAAGACAGACGTGCTCAACCAGCCAGATGCTCTGGACGACTTCATCTGTGAGGTCAATGCCATGCACTCTCTCGACCACCAGAACCTCATCCGTCTCTACGGAGTTGTCCTCACGCACCCCATGAAGATG GTGACTGAGCTTGCACCTCTCGGTTCCATGCTGGATCGTTTGCGAAAGACCATGGGCCATTTCCTCATTTCCACCTTGTGTCAGTACACCATCCAGATATCCAATGGCATGGCTTACCTAGAGTCCAAACGCTTCATCCACAGAGACCTGGCCGCCAGAAACATCCTGCTGGCTTCCAGTGAGCAGATCAAAATCGGAGACTTTGGACTGATGAGGGCACTGCCTAAGAACGATGACCATTACGTCATGCAAGAGCATCGCAAAGTCCCTTTCGCCTG GTGTGCCCCAGAGAGCCTGAAGACGCGCACATTTTCTCATGCCACAGACACATGGATGTTTGGTGTGACACTGTGGGAAATGTTTACCTACGGTCAGGAGCCCTGGCTGGGCCTAAATGGTAGTCAG atCCTCCACAAAATAGATAAGGAGGGTGAAAGGCTGCCTAAACCAGAGGATTGTCCTCAGGACATCTATAATGTCATGATGCAGTGTTGGGCTCAAAAACCAGATGACAGGCCCACCTTTATGGCTTTAAGGGAATTTCTAGTGGAAACCATGCCTACGGATATGAGGGCCCTGCAGGACTTTGATGAACCTGACAAGCTTCAAATCCAGATGAATGATGTCATTACCATCATAGAGGGCAG GGCAGAGAACTACTGGTGGAGAGGTCAGAACAAGCGTACCCTGAAGGTTGGTCAGTTTCCCAGGAACACCGTCACGTCAGTTGCAGGTCTCTCCGCCCATGACATAAGCCGTCCACTGAAGAACAGCTTCATTCACACAGGCCATGGAGACACTAATCCTCACCGCTGCTGGGGCTTTCCTGACAGGATCGATGA TCTTTATCTCGGGAATCCCATGGATCCTCCAGATGTGCTAGGGCTGGATTTCAACTCTGCCAGACCAACTCAACTCCCTGGACGTGCTAAGA AGGAGCCTCCCCCTCGGCCCCCTCAGCCATCTTTGCTGGTTAAGA AACCCTGCTATGATGCTGTTGCTGAGGATGAGGACCAAACTTCATCAGGTCTTCGGCGACTCTCTTTGAAGAAGAAGGGCCTTAAGCTCAAACCAGCCGCCTGGGTCTCTGCTACCAAATTAGGTGATCGTTCCACATATGGTGTGCGGACTCCAGGAGGTAGCACTCCCACAGAAGTCTCTCTCATAGACTTTGGGGAAGAGTTTCCATCGGCCTCACCTTCACCCTCTCCTGTGATGGAAATCCAGATCCCAACCCTTGCTAAACTGGCACTTGAAGCAGAGAACATTTTGGACAAAACTCCTCCTCAGAGCCCCTCGCGCTCTCTACCCCGCCCCCTTCACCCTACCCCAGTGGTGGACTGGGACGCCCGGCCCCTTCCTCCACCCCCAGCCTATGATGATGTAGCACAAGATGAGGATGACTTTGAAGTGAGCTCTATCAACAGTGTGGAACGAGGAGCAGATGAACCATGCTCTCCAAGTACACCCTGCACTCCTACAGGAGAGTGCAAACCTCATGTAGAAGACAATTTATTTTTGCCCTGCAGGCAGAGTAATGCCTGCACCTTCTCACAGTCTGCTGAGATCTTCCAAGAGCTGCAGCAGGAGTGTATGAGGCACCTCAATGTACCCGTGAGCTCTACCAGCCCTGTTCTGGAGCCACACCGCCAGATTGTCCTAACATTTTCTGAAGACAAACCCCAGATACCACCACGCATCCCCATACCACCCCGTCCAGTCAAACGTGCAGGTGGCGATTATGCCCGCTGGTCTGGTGAGCTGTCCCCAGTCTCAGGAATTGAGGATAAGGAGCGTCCACCTCAGATTCCCCCACGAGACCCCCTCTCTCAGCCAGGCTCACGCACACCAAGTCCACATGTGGGCTCCCCTCAGACTCGCAGCAGCCTTTGCTCAGCCTCTTCCATCTACGGCCCATCCTACCTCTCCACCTCACCTGCTAAACTCATGCCAACCACTCAGAGCTTTGCCTCCGATCCCAAATATGCTGCTCCCAAAGTCATCCAGGCACAGGGCAAAGATAAGGAGCAAGCCAAAGGGCCCTGCATTCTGCCAATTGTACGTGACGGCAAGAAGGTCAGCAACACGCACTACTACCTCCTGCCTGAGAGGCCTCCGTATCTGGACCGATATGATAAGTTCTTCAAAGAGGCTGAGAGCGGTGAGGAAAAGAAGCAGATAAACACAGCCACTGTTAAGCCCATGGTTCATCAACAAGGGGAGCTCAAGTCCAATTTCTCCTCCAATAACAACAGCAGTCTGACGGGCTCTGGATTTAGAGGTGGGCTGAAGAACTCTCTCAGCCTGTGCCGAGTAAGCTCTGATGGCTCATTTAACAGGGCTGACAGCACCAACAACCACGACAGAGTTCGACTG GTGCAAGAGGCTGTACATGGAGTAACAATTGAAGAATGTCAGGCGGCTTTACAGAATCACAGCTGGAATGTACAGAAGGCTGTACACTACTTGAAG GTAGAGCAGCTCTTCTGTCTAGGGCTAAAGACAAGGGTAGAGTGTCATAAGATTCTAGAGATGTATGACTGGAATCTGGAGTTAGCCAGTACACAACTGTTGGACTCATACGGCTCGGTCAAGCTGAG
- the tnk2b gene encoding tyrosine kinase, non-receptor, 2b isoform X8, with product MRRFDKLKKSFPFLAHFHVYRKLGSSMQCEEGTEWLLELLMEVQLQQYFLRIRDELNVTRLSHFDYVKNEDLEKIGMGRPGQRRLWEVVKRRKTMCKRKSWMSKVFSGKRPEGDFNPQPASTFRKPSPTPPLVDGQQQTLTCLISEKDLALFEKLGDGSFGVVKRGEWFTPNGKVLNVAVKCLKTDVLNQPDALDDFICEVNAMHSLDHQNLIRLYGVVLTHPMKMVTELAPLGSMLDRLRKTMGHFLISTLCQYTIQISNGMAYLESKRFIHRDLAARNILLASSEQIKIGDFGLMRALPKNDDHYVMQEHRKVPFAWCAPESLKTRTFSHATDTWMFGVTLWEMFTYGQEPWLGLNGSQILHKIDKEGERLPKPEDCPQDIYNVMMQCWAQKPDDRPTFMALREFLVETMPTDMRALQDFDEPDKLQIQMNDVITIIEGRAENYWWRGQNKRTLKVGQFPRNTVTSVAGLSAHDISRPLKNSFIHTGHGDTNPHRCWGFPDRIDDLYLGNPMDPPDVLGLDFNSARPTQLPGRAKKPCYDAVAEDEDQTSSGLRRLSLKKKGLKLKPAAWVSATKLGDRSTYGVRTPGGSTPTEVSLIDFGEEFPSASPSPSPVMEIQIPTLAKLALEAENILDKTPPQSPSRSLPRPLHPTPVVDWDARPLPPPPAYDDVAQDEDDFEVSSINSVERGADEPCSPSTPCTPTGECKPHVEDNLFLPCRQSNACTFSQSAEIFQELQQECMRHLNVPVSSTSPVLEPHRQIVLTFSEDKPQIPPRIPIPPRPVKRAGGDYARWSGELSPVSGIEDKERPPQIPPRDPLSQPGSRTPSPHVGSPQTRSSLCSASSIYGPSYLSTSPAKLMPTTQSFASDPKYAAPKVIQAQGKDKEQAKGPCILPIVRDGKKVSNTHYYLLPERPPYLDRYDKFFKEAESGEEKKQINTATVKPMVHQQGELKSNFSSNNNSSLTGSGFRGGLKNSLSLCRVSSDGSFNRADSTNNHDRVRLVQEAVHGVTIEECQAALQNHSWNVQKAVHYLKVEQLFCLGLKTRVECHKILEMYDWNLELASTQLLDSYGSVKLRR from the exons GTGTTTAGTGGCAAGAGACCAGAAGGAGACTTTAATCCCCAACCAGCAAGTACTTTCCGAAAACCCTCCCCCACACCTCCACTGGTGGACGGCCAGCAGCAGACCCTCACCTGTCTCATCAGTGAGAAAGACCTTGCCCTCTTTGAGAAACTGGGCGACGGCTCCTTCGGCGTGGTCAAGCGTGGAGAGTGGTTCACGCCAAATGGAAAGGTG CTCAATGTAGCAGTGAAGTGTCTGAAGACAGACGTGCTCAACCAGCCAGATGCTCTGGACGACTTCATCTGTGAGGTCAATGCCATGCACTCTCTCGACCACCAGAACCTCATCCGTCTCTACGGAGTTGTCCTCACGCACCCCATGAAGATG GTGACTGAGCTTGCACCTCTCGGTTCCATGCTGGATCGTTTGCGAAAGACCATGGGCCATTTCCTCATTTCCACCTTGTGTCAGTACACCATCCAGATATCCAATGGCATGGCTTACCTAGAGTCCAAACGCTTCATCCACAGAGACCTGGCCGCCAGAAACATCCTGCTGGCTTCCAGTGAGCAGATCAAAATCGGAGACTTTGGACTGATGAGGGCACTGCCTAAGAACGATGACCATTACGTCATGCAAGAGCATCGCAAAGTCCCTTTCGCCTG GTGTGCCCCAGAGAGCCTGAAGACGCGCACATTTTCTCATGCCACAGACACATGGATGTTTGGTGTGACACTGTGGGAAATGTTTACCTACGGTCAGGAGCCCTGGCTGGGCCTAAATGGTAGTCAG atCCTCCACAAAATAGATAAGGAGGGTGAAAGGCTGCCTAAACCAGAGGATTGTCCTCAGGACATCTATAATGTCATGATGCAGTGTTGGGCTCAAAAACCAGATGACAGGCCCACCTTTATGGCTTTAAGGGAATTTCTAGTGGAAACCATGCCTACGGATATGAGGGCCCTGCAGGACTTTGATGAACCTGACAAGCTTCAAATCCAGATGAATGATGTCATTACCATCATAGAGGGCAG GGCAGAGAACTACTGGTGGAGAGGTCAGAACAAGCGTACCCTGAAGGTTGGTCAGTTTCCCAGGAACACCGTCACGTCAGTTGCAGGTCTCTCCGCCCATGACATAAGCCGTCCACTGAAGAACAGCTTCATTCACACAGGCCATGGAGACACTAATCCTCACCGCTGCTGGGGCTTTCCTGACAGGATCGATGA TCTTTATCTCGGGAATCCCATGGATCCTCCAGATGTGCTAGGGCTGGATTTCAACTCTGCCAGACCAACTCAACTCCCTGGACGTGCTAAGA AACCCTGCTATGATGCTGTTGCTGAGGATGAGGACCAAACTTCATCAGGTCTTCGGCGACTCTCTTTGAAGAAGAAGGGCCTTAAGCTCAAACCAGCCGCCTGGGTCTCTGCTACCAAATTAGGTGATCGTTCCACATATGGTGTGCGGACTCCAGGAGGTAGCACTCCCACAGAAGTCTCTCTCATAGACTTTGGGGAAGAGTTTCCATCGGCCTCACCTTCACCCTCTCCTGTGATGGAAATCCAGATCCCAACCCTTGCTAAACTGGCACTTGAAGCAGAGAACATTTTGGACAAAACTCCTCCTCAGAGCCCCTCGCGCTCTCTACCCCGCCCCCTTCACCCTACCCCAGTGGTGGACTGGGACGCCCGGCCCCTTCCTCCACCCCCAGCCTATGATGATGTAGCACAAGATGAGGATGACTTTGAAGTGAGCTCTATCAACAGTGTGGAACGAGGAGCAGATGAACCATGCTCTCCAAGTACACCCTGCACTCCTACAGGAGAGTGCAAACCTCATGTAGAAGACAATTTATTTTTGCCCTGCAGGCAGAGTAATGCCTGCACCTTCTCACAGTCTGCTGAGATCTTCCAAGAGCTGCAGCAGGAGTGTATGAGGCACCTCAATGTACCCGTGAGCTCTACCAGCCCTGTTCTGGAGCCACACCGCCAGATTGTCCTAACATTTTCTGAAGACAAACCCCAGATACCACCACGCATCCCCATACCACCCCGTCCAGTCAAACGTGCAGGTGGCGATTATGCCCGCTGGTCTGGTGAGCTGTCCCCAGTCTCAGGAATTGAGGATAAGGAGCGTCCACCTCAGATTCCCCCACGAGACCCCCTCTCTCAGCCAGGCTCACGCACACCAAGTCCACATGTGGGCTCCCCTCAGACTCGCAGCAGCCTTTGCTCAGCCTCTTCCATCTACGGCCCATCCTACCTCTCCACCTCACCTGCTAAACTCATGCCAACCACTCAGAGCTTTGCCTCCGATCCCAAATATGCTGCTCCCAAAGTCATCCAGGCACAGGGCAAAGATAAGGAGCAAGCCAAAGGGCCCTGCATTCTGCCAATTGTACGTGACGGCAAGAAGGTCAGCAACACGCACTACTACCTCCTGCCTGAGAGGCCTCCGTATCTGGACCGATATGATAAGTTCTTCAAAGAGGCTGAGAGCGGTGAGGAAAAGAAGCAGATAAACACAGCCACTGTTAAGCCCATGGTTCATCAACAAGGGGAGCTCAAGTCCAATTTCTCCTCCAATAACAACAGCAGTCTGACGGGCTCTGGATTTAGAGGTGGGCTGAAGAACTCTCTCAGCCTGTGCCGAGTAAGCTCTGATGGCTCATTTAACAGGGCTGACAGCACCAACAACCACGACAGAGTTCGACTG GTGCAAGAGGCTGTACATGGAGTAACAATTGAAGAATGTCAGGCGGCTTTACAGAATCACAGCTGGAATGTACAGAAGGCTGTACACTACTTGAAG GTAGAGCAGCTCTTCTGTCTAGGGCTAAAGACAAGGGTAGAGTGTCATAAGATTCTAGAGATGTATGACTGGAATCTGGAGTTAGCCAGTACACAACTGTTGGACTCATACGGCTCGGTCAAGCTGAG
- the tnk2b gene encoding tyrosine kinase, non-receptor, 2b isoform X2 gives MGDLAGYQRLFSDCDEDEKLGSSMQCEEGTEWLLELLMEVQLQQYFLRIRDELNVTRLSHFDYVKNEDLEKIGMGRPGESNQGQRRLWEVVKRRKTMCKRKSWMSKVFSGKRPEGDFNPQPASTFRKPSPTPPLVDGQQQTLTCLISEKDLALFEKLGDGSFGVVKRGEWFTPNGKVLNVAVKCLKTDVLNQPDALDDFICEVNAMHSLDHQNLIRLYGVVLTHPMKMVTELAPLGSMLDRLRKTMGHFLISTLCQYTIQISNGMAYLESKRFIHRDLAARNILLASSEQIKIGDFGLMRALPKNDDHYVMQEHRKVPFAWCAPESLKTRTFSHATDTWMFGVTLWEMFTYGQEPWLGLNGSQILHKIDKEGERLPKPEDCPQDIYNVMMQCWAQKPDDRPTFMALREFLVETMPTDMRALQDFDEPDKLQIQMNDVITIIEGRAENYWWRGQNKRTLKVGQFPRNTVTSVAGLSAHDISRPLKNSFIHTGHGDTNPHRCWGFPDRIDDLYLGNPMDPPDVLGLDFNSARPTQLPGRAKKEPPPRPPQPSLLVKSKCGPSVQFKHCSCPLCSLLAPLLKEPCYDAVAEDEDQTSSGLRRLSLKKKGLKLKPAAWVSATKLGDRSTYGVRTPGGSTPTEVSLIDFGEEFPSASPSPSPVMEIQIPTLAKLALEAENILDKTPPQSPSRSLPRPLHPTPVVDWDARPLPPPPAYDDVAQDEDDFEVSSINSVERGADEPCSPSTPCTPTGECKPHVEDNLFLPCRQSNACTFSQSAEIFQELQQECMRHLNVPVSSTSPVLEPHRQIVLTFSEDKPQIPPRIPIPPRPVKRAGGDYARWSGELSPVSGIEDKERPPQIPPRDPLSQPGSRTPSPHVGSPQTRSSLCSASSIYGPSYLSTSPAKLMPTTQSFASDPKYAAPKVIQAQGKDKEQAKGPCILPIVRDGKKVSNTHYYLLPERPPYLDRYDKFFKEAESGEEKKQINTATVKPMVHQQGELKSNFSSNNNSSLTGSGFRGGLKNSLSLCRVSSDGSFNRADSTNNHDRVRLVQEAVHGVTIEECQAALQNHSWNVQKAVHYLKVEQLFCLGLKTRVECHKILEMYDWNLELASTQLLDSYGSVKLRR, from the exons GTGTTTAGTGGCAAGAGACCAGAAGGAGACTTTAATCCCCAACCAGCAAGTACTTTCCGAAAACCCTCCCCCACACCTCCACTGGTGGACGGCCAGCAGCAGACCCTCACCTGTCTCATCAGTGAGAAAGACCTTGCCCTCTTTGAGAAACTGGGCGACGGCTCCTTCGGCGTGGTCAAGCGTGGAGAGTGGTTCACGCCAAATGGAAAGGTG CTCAATGTAGCAGTGAAGTGTCTGAAGACAGACGTGCTCAACCAGCCAGATGCTCTGGACGACTTCATCTGTGAGGTCAATGCCATGCACTCTCTCGACCACCAGAACCTCATCCGTCTCTACGGAGTTGTCCTCACGCACCCCATGAAGATG GTGACTGAGCTTGCACCTCTCGGTTCCATGCTGGATCGTTTGCGAAAGACCATGGGCCATTTCCTCATTTCCACCTTGTGTCAGTACACCATCCAGATATCCAATGGCATGGCTTACCTAGAGTCCAAACGCTTCATCCACAGAGACCTGGCCGCCAGAAACATCCTGCTGGCTTCCAGTGAGCAGATCAAAATCGGAGACTTTGGACTGATGAGGGCACTGCCTAAGAACGATGACCATTACGTCATGCAAGAGCATCGCAAAGTCCCTTTCGCCTG GTGTGCCCCAGAGAGCCTGAAGACGCGCACATTTTCTCATGCCACAGACACATGGATGTTTGGTGTGACACTGTGGGAAATGTTTACCTACGGTCAGGAGCCCTGGCTGGGCCTAAATGGTAGTCAG atCCTCCACAAAATAGATAAGGAGGGTGAAAGGCTGCCTAAACCAGAGGATTGTCCTCAGGACATCTATAATGTCATGATGCAGTGTTGGGCTCAAAAACCAGATGACAGGCCCACCTTTATGGCTTTAAGGGAATTTCTAGTGGAAACCATGCCTACGGATATGAGGGCCCTGCAGGACTTTGATGAACCTGACAAGCTTCAAATCCAGATGAATGATGTCATTACCATCATAGAGGGCAG GGCAGAGAACTACTGGTGGAGAGGTCAGAACAAGCGTACCCTGAAGGTTGGTCAGTTTCCCAGGAACACCGTCACGTCAGTTGCAGGTCTCTCCGCCCATGACATAAGCCGTCCACTGAAGAACAGCTTCATTCACACAGGCCATGGAGACACTAATCCTCACCGCTGCTGGGGCTTTCCTGACAGGATCGATGA TCTTTATCTCGGGAATCCCATGGATCCTCCAGATGTGCTAGGGCTGGATTTCAACTCTGCCAGACCAACTCAACTCCCTGGACGTGCTAAGA AGGAGCCTCCCCCTCGGCCCCCTCAGCCATCTTTGCTGGTTAAGAGTAAGTGTGGACCATCAGTTCAGTTTAAGCACTGCTCATGCCCCCTCTGTTCACTGCTAGCACCCCTCCTCAAAG AACCCTGCTATGATGCTGTTGCTGAGGATGAGGACCAAACTTCATCAGGTCTTCGGCGACTCTCTTTGAAGAAGAAGGGCCTTAAGCTCAAACCAGCCGCCTGGGTCTCTGCTACCAAATTAGGTGATCGTTCCACATATGGTGTGCGGACTCCAGGAGGTAGCACTCCCACAGAAGTCTCTCTCATAGACTTTGGGGAAGAGTTTCCATCGGCCTCACCTTCACCCTCTCCTGTGATGGAAATCCAGATCCCAACCCTTGCTAAACTGGCACTTGAAGCAGAGAACATTTTGGACAAAACTCCTCCTCAGAGCCCCTCGCGCTCTCTACCCCGCCCCCTTCACCCTACCCCAGTGGTGGACTGGGACGCCCGGCCCCTTCCTCCACCCCCAGCCTATGATGATGTAGCACAAGATGAGGATGACTTTGAAGTGAGCTCTATCAACAGTGTGGAACGAGGAGCAGATGAACCATGCTCTCCAAGTACACCCTGCACTCCTACAGGAGAGTGCAAACCTCATGTAGAAGACAATTTATTTTTGCCCTGCAGGCAGAGTAATGCCTGCACCTTCTCACAGTCTGCTGAGATCTTCCAAGAGCTGCAGCAGGAGTGTATGAGGCACCTCAATGTACCCGTGAGCTCTACCAGCCCTGTTCTGGAGCCACACCGCCAGATTGTCCTAACATTTTCTGAAGACAAACCCCAGATACCACCACGCATCCCCATACCACCCCGTCCAGTCAAACGTGCAGGTGGCGATTATGCCCGCTGGTCTGGTGAGCTGTCCCCAGTCTCAGGAATTGAGGATAAGGAGCGTCCACCTCAGATTCCCCCACGAGACCCCCTCTCTCAGCCAGGCTCACGCACACCAAGTCCACATGTGGGCTCCCCTCAGACTCGCAGCAGCCTTTGCTCAGCCTCTTCCATCTACGGCCCATCCTACCTCTCCACCTCACCTGCTAAACTCATGCCAACCACTCAGAGCTTTGCCTCCGATCCCAAATATGCTGCTCCCAAAGTCATCCAGGCACAGGGCAAAGATAAGGAGCAAGCCAAAGGGCCCTGCATTCTGCCAATTGTACGTGACGGCAAGAAGGTCAGCAACACGCACTACTACCTCCTGCCTGAGAGGCCTCCGTATCTGGACCGATATGATAAGTTCTTCAAAGAGGCTGAGAGCGGTGAGGAAAAGAAGCAGATAAACACAGCCACTGTTAAGCCCATGGTTCATCAACAAGGGGAGCTCAAGTCCAATTTCTCCTCCAATAACAACAGCAGTCTGACGGGCTCTGGATTTAGAGGTGGGCTGAAGAACTCTCTCAGCCTGTGCCGAGTAAGCTCTGATGGCTCATTTAACAGGGCTGACAGCACCAACAACCACGACAGAGTTCGACTG GTGCAAGAGGCTGTACATGGAGTAACAATTGAAGAATGTCAGGCGGCTTTACAGAATCACAGCTGGAATGTACAGAAGGCTGTACACTACTTGAAG GTAGAGCAGCTCTTCTGTCTAGGGCTAAAGACAAGGGTAGAGTGTCATAAGATTCTAGAGATGTATGACTGGAATCTGGAGTTAGCCAGTACACAACTGTTGGACTCATACGGCTCGGTCAAGCTGAG